The DNA sequence GCGATGGTACGAGCGGTGACGAGGACCGGATCGTTGCGGTCGATTACACCGGCGACAACCCGCCGGATACGACGGCTCCTCCGATCAAAACGGTCTTGTCTGGGCCACCACCGCCAGGCAAGGTCGAGGGAACCGGGGTTTGGACCGTCGACCAATCACGCCCACAGTCAAGCCCTGCCGTTCCCACCGGTCCCCAACCCGGAGAAGGACAAGTAGTGCCGTTTGAGCCTGATCCGACTAAGGAAGGCGCGTGGACCGGACCCATGTCGGCCGGCCCGAGCTCCCCGGCAACCGGTTTCGATTATCAGCACAATTACAGGTTTCGGATCGCGGGCACGCAACAGACCAATGTCGTTCAAATGGTCCAGATTGGTGACAGCTGGTACCCGGCGACGTGGAACCAGTACCTGTACGAGGTTCAAGACCAAAACCGAGTGGTGGGAATCGGCGACCTCGGCGCGATTTCAGAGATACCCGCACCTGGTCCGTGGCAACCCATCACGCTGCCAGAAATCGGGGCGCTGTCGCACAAGTTTCCTAACAACACCTTTTACATCCCCGACGGGTGCGGCGGCGCTATACCGATGGTCGATACTGTCTATTCGAGCATGTCCCCCCCGGTTCCGACGATGCGGCGGGGAGATTGAATCACCGCATTGGATGAACGTCCCATCTACTCGGTCGAGACCTGCATTAACCGAAGTCACTGACTTCCCAGACTGAAAGGAGCCGCAGATGGACATGCTGACTGCGGCAGTAACGGTGACGGCCGTCGCATCTTTCATCGCGCTGAGTGCCTGGTACTTCCGCCGCATACGTGCCGGTCGCGCCGACACTTACGTCAACCCTAGCTGGCCCACCGTAATGCGTCCGTCTCCAACCGATTCTCACGTATCTCAGCACGACGACAAACAGACGAGCCGGTACGACGATGGCTCCGGGAACATACGTTGACGCCAAAGGACACCGGCGCTTCTCTGCGTCAACTGTCAACGCACCGCTGGACGGGTCCACGCAGACGTTGGCTGGCCGCGATGGTTGGGGTGGCGGTAGTCGCTCTCGTCGTCGCCGTCGTGGGCGTGGTCGTCGTCCTACGTGTCCAGTCAAGTCCATGCCGCGCAGTCGACTCCCTGGTTGCATTCAATGAGTCACAGCTGGCAATGCTGCAATCCCGGACGCACACCCCCGCTGCAGGTTCCCGTGACGAGCCGTCAGTTCTCAGCGAGAGTGACTACCAGGCGTGGGCCGAGGGAATGCGGCAGCATGCCGCTGCGGTAACCGATCCCGAGCTAGCGGAGCACGCGCGGCGAGCGGCGGAACTGGCCGACCGAACCGTCGCTGTAATCCGGCAGTTTCGCGTCGAGAGCAGTTCCCGCGACGTCCTGGATGTGGAGCCACCGCCATCAGCGAAGGCCTATGGGGAAGTGACAACCGAATTTCGGGGTGAGATGGAGGCACTCGAGAGGGCCTGCCCACGCCCCTGATCATCGATCAGCTTTCGGTATCCGCCGGTGTGCGTTGCGCGGTTCCGGCTGATGGCATCAACAGCCGTCGACCGGCCCCAGCACGAATCACATGTCGCGGAGCAGAATCGGCGCGGCCTGCTCGACGACGCCAGCCTGCAGGGTGCGTTCGACGCCGGGCCGCCGGAGTACGTGGCGCCGACGTATGCATAACCGGCCAGCGGTCGCGCCCGCCGTGGACCGTCGAGGAATTGCGCGAGCTCATCGGGCGCTGACCCCAAAGCCGCCAAAACCCGGCCGCGCAAGCGGTAGCGTCGACGTTGCCAACGGCGATGCCGATGGGAGGCCACCATGAAGCGCTGTGTCGTCGGAGCCCTTGCCACCCTGCTGATGACGGCGGGGTTGATCACCTCGGCGCCGCCGGCCGCCGCGGGCTGTGTGTACGGCGGCAACAATCTCGGCAAGTGCGACGGCCCCGTCCAACCCGACGGCACCTGGCAACGCTGCGTCGCGGTCGCCCAGTGGGTACCGCGCGGCGCCAGTTCCTATCTGGTACCCGTCAAGCACTGTCAGGTGATCGGCCCCGGCCGGCCGGTCACCGACCTTGCCTTCGCCGATCCGCCCACACACATCGCCGACTGACTCCGAGCCGGCCCTCACTATGCTCGGGGCCATGGCGACCGTCTTCACCAAGATCATCAACGGAGAACTCCCGGGCCGATTCGTCTACGAAGACGACGAGATCGTCGCGTTCCTCACGATCGCCCCGATGACCCAGGGCCACACGTTGGTGGTGCCGCGCGCCGAGATCGACCAGTGGCAGGACATCGAACCCGCCGTGTTCGGCCGCGTCATGCAGGTCTCCCAGCTCATCGGCAAGGCCGTGGTCAAGGCGTTCGGCGCCGAACGCGCCGGGGTCATCATCGCCGGGCTGGAAGTGCCGCATCTGCACGTCCACGTCTTCCCGGCCTACAACCTCACCGACTTCGGATTCGCGAACGTCGACAACAACCCGTCGCCGGAATCCCTCGACGAGGCGCAGGCCAAGATCAAGGCCGCGCTCGCCGAATTGACCTGATGCTCAGGGCGTCTCGACCGGCACGTCGCTGAAGCGGGGCATGTTCACCGTGAAGCGGCAGCCCTGGCCCGGCGCGGTCGTCACGCGGACCGTCCCGCCGTGCGCGCGGACCAGCGAATCCACGATCGACAAGCCCAACCCGGTGCCGCCGCTCTCGCGGGCCCGCGACGAGTCGGTGCGGTAGAAGCGCTCGAACACCCGGCGCGCATCCTCCTCGGTCATACCCGGCCCCTCGTCGCACACCTCGAGCACGGCGCTGCCCTCGTCGGTGCCCACCCGCACCGTGATGCCCGCGGTCTTCGGGGTGTGCTGCAACGCGTTGGCGACGAGATTGCCCAACACCTGCCGCAACCGCGCCTCGTCACCGAGCACCTCCGGTGTGCCGGGCCCGTCGAGCACCTGCAGCGAGATGGTGCGCTCGGGTGCGATCGACCGGGCGTCGTGGACGGCGTCGGTCGCCAGCGTCAGCAGATCCACCCGGTGCTGCTCCAGCGGACGTTGCGCGTCGAGCCGAGCCAACAGCAGCAGATCCTCGACCAGCAGCCCCATCCGCCGCGATTCGCTCTCGATGCGGTTCATCAACATCTCGACGTCGCGGGCGGCGCCCTGGCGGTACAGCTCGGCGAAACCACGGATTGTCGTCAGCGGTGTGCGCAGCTCGTGGCTGGCGTCGGTGATGAACCGGCGCATTCGTTCCTCGGAGGTGCGGGCGGCATCCGCCGACGACTCCGACGACGCCACGGCCCGCTGAATCTGGGCCAGCATTCCGTTGAGCGCCAGCGAGAGCCGGCCCACCTCGGTTCGTGGATCCCGCTGGGGCACGCGTCGGTCTAGCTGACCGGCCGCGATCGCCGCCGCCGTCTCCTCCACCTCGGCCAGCGGGCGCAGACTGCGCTGCACCACCGCATAACCCACCACACCGAGCACCAGCAGCACCGCCGCGCCGATACCGACCTGCGACCACACCAGCGCCCGGACCGTCGACTGCACCTCCGACAGGTCGATCGCCACGGTGGTCAGCTCGCCGCCGGGCCCGCGCACGGTCATGGCCCGCCACTGCACGTTGGAGTGGTCCACCGACCGGACGGTGACGGGGTTGGGACCCACGTCGTTGTCGGCGGGCAGCACCGGCTCCGCCTCCCGGTCGTTCACGGCCGTCCACATCCGGCCGTCGGCGCTGGTCCCCCTGACGTAGAAGTTCGACGGCGGACGGGCCGGGTTGGGCCCCTCCACCGGGATCGCGGGCAGCCGGTGCGGCGCCTGGGCCCAGCTGCGGGAGGCGTCCAGCAGTGTCTGGTCCACCCGGCTCTCCAGGCTGTGCCGCATGATCGAGGTCACCGCGATACCCGAGGCGAGCAGCCCGAACGCCACGAGCACCAGTGTCGCGGCGACCAGGCCCAGCCGCAGGGGCACGCCCCTGCGCACTAGCGGGACTTTCGGCTCTTCGCGCAAGCGCTCATCGGCGCCTTTCGGCTCTTCGCGCAAGCGCTCATCGCGGCTCGCGCAGGACGTACCCCACCCCGCGCAGCGTATGCAACAGCCGCTTCTCCCCGGTGTCGATCTTGCGACGCAGGTACGAGACGTAGGACTCGACGACGTTGACGTCGCCGCCGAAGTCGTAGCGCCAGACATGGTCGAGGATCTTGGGCTTCGACAGCACGGTGCCCGCGTTGATGATGAAGTAGCGCAGCAGCGTGAACTCCGTCGGCGACAGCGACACCGGCTCGCCGGCCTTCCACACCTCGTGGGTGTCCTCGTCGAGTTCGATGTCGGCGAAGCTCAGGCGCGAGGTCTTCGGTTCCTCCGCACCGCGACCGGTGCGCCGCAGGATGACCCGCAGCCGCGCGACGACCTCTTCGAGGCTGAACGGTTTGGTGACGTAGTCGTCGCCGCCGAGGGTGAGGCCCGCGATCTTGTCCTGCAGCGAATCCCGGGCCGTCAGGAACAGCGCGGGCGCGTCGATACCGTCGGCGCGCAACCGCCGCAGCAGGCCGAAACCGTCCATCCCGGGCATCATCACGTCGAGGATCACCGCGTCGGGCCGGACGTCGCGGGCCTTGTCGAGGGCGGAGGCCCCGTCGGAGGCGGTGTGGACCTCGAAACCCTGGAATTTCAGACTCACCGACAGGAGTTCGACGATGTTGGCCTCGTCGTCGACGACGAGGACCCGCGCCTCGGGGGTGGTCTCGGATAGTGCTGCCATCGCCATGACCTCAATGTCCTCCACAGCCCTTGGAGTGATCCTTCGGGTTGACTGTGAGCTTTCTGTGAGTTCCCGGTTGCGCGGTCCATAGACTGGCGTCATGGACCTCGGCAGGAACCTGATGCAGCTCGCGACCGCGCCTGCCCGCATCGGGCTCGCCGTCGCCGAGACCGGCCTGGGTGTCGCCACCTCCGCGATCGGCGTGGCCAAGGCGACGCTCGGGGAGGGCGACGCGCGCATCACCGCCAATCCGGGGGCCTTCGCACAGGTGCTCGGCATCAACGACGCCGTCGAACGGGCGAACCGGTTGGCCCGGCTGATGGACGAGGACCAGCCGCTCGGACGCGCCCTCGCCCCCGGCGGCCCGATCGACCGTCTGCTGCAGCCCGGCGGCGTCGTCGACCGGCTGACCGCGCCGGGTGGCGTGCTGGACCGGTTGACGCAGGACGACGGCGGGCTGATGCGCGCCATCGAACCGGGCGGGCTGGTCGACCAACTGCTCGACGAGGACGGGCTGATCGAGCGGGTGCTCGCCGAGGACGGACTTGCCGACCGACTGCTGGCCGAAGGCGGGTTGATCGACAAGCTGACCGCCCGCAACGGGCCGCTCGAACAGCTCGCCGACGTGGCCGACACCCTGAACCGGCTGACACCGGGTCTGGAAGCCCTGGCGCCGACGGTGGAGGCGCTTCGCGAGGCGGTGATCTCGCTGAGTCAGGTGGTCAATCCGCTGAGCAACATCGCCGACCGCATCCCGCTGCCGGGCCGCAGGCTCGGCCGGCGCACACCGACGACAGCGGTGCGGTCACAACGGGTGATCGACGTCGACGAGTGACCGGATAAACTCTCCCACATCGCCTCCTTAGCTCAGCGGTAGAGCAACGCTCTTGTAAAGCGTAGGTCGTCAGTTCAATCCTGACAGGGGGCTCCACAGCTCCATCCCGGTTGGATCCTCGGCCGTCTGGGTAATCTGCCCCTCGTGCTCGACGGGGATGCGGTGGTGGCCATCGACGAATGTCACGGATGCGGCTACCCCCGGATCGGGCCAGGTCTGTGCGCACCGTGCCAGTCCGTCTCCGCCCTGCCATTCGTGCGATTCGACGACCGAATCACCGGGTAAGAGTGCCGACATGACAATCGAGTACCGCCGTTGGTCCACCGTCGTAGCAATCGGAGCGGCCGTCGTCATCGCCCCGCTGGCCGTCGCCTGTGGCAGCAGTGAGGAGTCCGGCGAGACGTCGACGACCTCGACGACCCCGAGCACCACGACGAGTGCGCCTGCCACCACGCCGGCCTCGCCCGCGACGCCGCCACCGGCCAGCCCCGCCCCGGGTGGCGGTGTGGACGACGGCGGAGGCGGCGGCACGGTCGCCCCGACTCAGCCCGCCTCACCCGCGGCGCCGGGCCCCGCGGCACCGGTGGCCCCGGCCCCTGAGGGCGGCGGCGCGACCACGCGGCCCGAGACGCCCACGATCCCGCCCGGCGAGGGACCCTCCGTCCCGACCGGCGGCAACACCGAGGCGCCCGGCATGGGCGACGGCGAGGGCGGCAGCGGCGATCCCGGTGGTACCGGCGACGAGGGCTGACCGCTGACGTTGACGTCAGCCACTTCGGGGTACCCCGGAGCATGACCGTCATCGGCTTCCACTGCTCGCACGAGCAGATCGACCCCGCCCAGCTCCTCAACGACGTCCAGCACGCGGAGCAGGCCGGTTTCACCGCGGGTATGTCGTCCGACCACTTCAGCCCGTGGAGCGAGCGGCAGGGGGAATCGGGTTTCGCCTGGGCGTTCCTCGGCGCGGCGCTGGCCAGCACCAGCCTGCCCTTCGGGGTCGTCAACGCACCGGGTCAGCGCTATCACCCGGCGATCATCGCCCAGGCCGTCGCCACGCTGGCCCAGATGTTCCCCGGCCGGTTCTGGGCCGCCCTGGGTTCGGGTGAAGCGTCCAACGAGCGGATCACCGGACAGGCCTGGCCGCGCAAGGAGGTGCGCGACGCGCGTCTTGTCGAGTGCGTCGACGTCATCCGCCGCCTGCTGCGCGGTGAGGAGGTGAGCCACGAGGGGCTGGTGGAGGTCAACCGGGCCCGGCTGTGGACGCTGCCCCAGGTCATCCCCGACCTCGTCGGGCCGGCGGTCACTCCCCAGACGGCGGCGCGCCACGCCGCCTGGGCCGACGGGCTCATCACGGTCAACCAACCGCCGGAGAAGCTGCGCGCCGTGCTGGACGCGTACCGGGAGGCCGGCGGGCGGGGCCCGGCCCGGCTCCAGGTCCACCTGAGTTGGGCGGCCACCGACGACGAGGCCATGGCCATCGCACACGATCAGTGGCGCAACAACGTGTTCGACCCACCGGTGTCGTGGGACCTCGAGACCGTCGAGGCGTTCGACATCGTCGGCAGCGCCGTGACGGCGGAGAAGGTCGCGGGCGCCGTACGGGTCTCGGCCGACCTCGGGCGCCACACCGAATGGCTCGCCGAGTACGTCGAGCAGGGCTGGGACGAGCTCTACCTCCACTTCGTCGGCCAGCAGCAGGCCGGCTTCATCGACGCCTTCGGTGAGCATGTGTTGCCTCAGCTGAGTCCGACGGCGCCGAACGCCGCGATCGCATGAGGAAGATCGAAACGGGCGACCTCTGGTGGAAGAACGCCGTCTTCTACTGCGCCGACATCGAGACGTTCTACGACTGGGACGGCGACGGCACCGGCGACATCCGCGGCATGACCGAGCGCATCGAATACCTCTTCGACCTCGGCGTCACCTGCCTGTGGCTGATGCCGTTCTATCCGACCGGCCGCAAAGACGACGGCTACGACATCGTCGACTTCTTCGGGGTCGATCAACGACTGGGCAATCTCGGCGACTTCGTCGAGCTGGTCCGCACCGCCCGGTCCAAGGGCATTCGCGTGATCGTCGACTTCGTCATGAACCACACCTCCGACGCCCACCCGTGGTTCAAGTCGGCCCGGCGCAGCAAGGACGACCCGTACCGCGACTACTACGTGTGGAGTGAGACCGAGCCGCCGTCGAGCCCGGCCGACGTCGTCTTCCCCGACCAGGAGGACAGCCTCTGGGAGCGGGAGCCCAAGACCGGAGAGTGGTACCTGCATCACTTCTACAAGCATCAGCCCGATCTGAACATCGCCAATCCCAAAGTGCAGGAGGAGATCTCGCGCACGCTGGGCTTCTGGCTGCAGCTGGGGGTCTCGGGGTTCCGGGTCGACGCCGTCCCTTTCCTGTTCGCCCGCGACGGCGCTCCCGGCGATCCCGGGGTCTTCGACCCCTACGAGTGCCTCGGCGACGTACGCAATTTCGTGACCCGGCGGGTCGGCGACGCGGTGTTGCTGGGCGAAGTCAATGTGCCCTACGCCGATCAGAAGTCGTTCTTC is a window from the Mycolicibacterium litorale genome containing:
- a CDS encoding WXG100 family type VII secretion target — encoded protein: MGLPTRSEIERWNDAINDLSSAATSYRTAAERVESAADAHMQQLSAPGGTDWEGDAADAARESGYADRGVVCRAADHMRDMAKTANLGAQNLSQIRDNALEAISEAEVDGFQVGNDLSVTDTHRYTSGEASLFEARKAKAEVHHGYIAMRAGALASADAEIGARLQGGATALDSMIPQQWNKNGETVPANTVGDGTSGDEDRIVAVDYTGDNPPDTTAPPIKTVLSGPPPPGKVEGTGVWTVDQSRPQSSPAVPTGPQPGEGQVVPFEPDPTKEGAWTGPMSAGPSSPATGFDYQHNYRFRIAGTQQTNVVQMVQIGDSWYPATWNQYLYEVQDQNRVVGIGDLGAISEIPAPGPWQPITLPEIGALSHKFPNNTFYIPDGCGGAIPMVDTVYSSMSPPVPTMRRGD
- a CDS encoding HIT family protein, which produces MATVFTKIINGELPGRFVYEDDEIVAFLTIAPMTQGHTLVVPRAEIDQWQDIEPAVFGRVMQVSQLIGKAVVKAFGAERAGVIIAGLEVPHLHVHVFPAYNLTDFGFANVDNNPSPESLDEAQAKIKAALAELT
- a CDS encoding sensor histidine kinase translates to MRRGVPLRLGLVAATLVLVAFGLLASGIAVTSIMRHSLESRVDQTLLDASRSWAQAPHRLPAIPVEGPNPARPPSNFYVRGTSADGRMWTAVNDREAEPVLPADNDVGPNPVTVRSVDHSNVQWRAMTVRGPGGELTTVAIDLSEVQSTVRALVWSQVGIGAAVLLVLGVVGYAVVQRSLRPLAEVEETAAAIAAGQLDRRVPQRDPRTEVGRLSLALNGMLAQIQRAVASSESSADAARTSEERMRRFITDASHELRTPLTTIRGFAELYRQGAARDVEMLMNRIESESRRMGLLVEDLLLLARLDAQRPLEQHRVDLLTLATDAVHDARSIAPERTISLQVLDGPGTPEVLGDEARLRQVLGNLVANALQHTPKTAGITVRVGTDEGSAVLEVCDEGPGMTEEDARRVFERFYRTDSSRARESGGTGLGLSIVDSLVRAHGGTVRVTTAPGQGCRFTVNMPRFSDVPVETP
- a CDS encoding response regulator transcription factor, with translation MAMAALSETTPEARVLVVDDEANIVELLSVSLKFQGFEVHTASDGASALDKARDVRPDAVILDVMMPGMDGFGLLRRLRADGIDAPALFLTARDSLQDKIAGLTLGGDDYVTKPFSLEEVVARLRVILRRTGRGAEEPKTSRLSFADIELDEDTHEVWKAGEPVSLSPTEFTLLRYFIINAGTVLSKPKILDHVWRYDFGGDVNVVESYVSYLRRKIDTGEKRLLHTLRGVGYVLREPR
- a CDS encoding CDGP domain-containing protein; translated protein: MKRCVVGALATLLMTAGLITSAPPAAAGCVYGGNNLGKCDGPVQPDGTWQRCVAVAQWVPRGASSYLVPVKHCQVIGPGRPVTDLAFADPPTHIAD
- a CDS encoding TIGR03885 family FMN-dependent LLM class oxidoreductase, whose protein sequence is MTVIGFHCSHEQIDPAQLLNDVQHAEQAGFTAGMSSDHFSPWSERQGESGFAWAFLGAALASTSLPFGVVNAPGQRYHPAIIAQAVATLAQMFPGRFWAALGSGEASNERITGQAWPRKEVRDARLVECVDVIRRLLRGEEVSHEGLVEVNRARLWTLPQVIPDLVGPAVTPQTAARHAAWADGLITVNQPPEKLRAVLDAYREAGGRGPARLQVHLSWAATDDEAMAIAHDQWRNNVFDPPVSWDLETVEAFDIVGSAVTAEKVAGAVRVSADLGRHTEWLAEYVEQGWDELYLHFVGQQQAGFIDAFGEHVLPQLSPTAPNAAIA